A stretch of the Pongo pygmaeus isolate AG05252 chromosome 16, NHGRI_mPonPyg2-v2.0_pri, whole genome shotgun sequence genome encodes the following:
- the CCNB2 gene encoding G2/mitotic-specific cyclin-B2 — MALLRRPTVSSNLENIDTGVNSKVKSHVTIRRTVLEEIGNRVTTRAAQVAKKAQNTKVPVQPTKTTNVNKQLKPTASVKPVQMEMLAPKGPSPTPEDISMKEENLCQAFSDALLCKIEDIDNEDWENPQLCSDYVKDIYQYLRQLEVLQSINPHFLDGRDINGRMRAILVDWLVQVHSKFRLLQETLYMCIAIMDRFLQVQPVSRKKLQLVGITALLLASKYEEMFSPNIEDFVYITDNAYTSSQIREMETLILKELKFELGRPLPLHFLRRASKAGEVDVEQHTLAKYLMELTLIDYDMVHYHPSKVAAAASCLSQKVLGQGKWNLKQQYYTGYTENEVLEVMQHMAKNVVKVNENLTKFIAIKNKYASSKLLKISMIPQLNSKAVKDLASPLMGRS; from the exons ATGGCGCTGCTCCGACGCCCGACG gtgtcCAGTAATTTGGAGAATATTGACACAGGAGTTAATTCTAAAGTTAAGAGTCATGTGACTATTAGGCGAACTGTTTTAGAAGAAATTGGAAATAGAGTTACAACCAGAGCAGCACAAGTAGCTAAG AAAGCTCAGAACACCAAAGTTCCAGTTCAACCCACCAAAACAACAAATGTCAACAAACAACTGAAACCTACTGCTTCTGTCAAACCAGTACAGATGGAAATGTTGGCTCCAAAG GGTCCTTCTCCCACACCTGAGGATATCTCCATGAAGGAAGAGAATCTCTGCCAAGCTTTTTCTGATGCCTTGCTCTGCAAAATCGAGGACATTGATAACGAAGATTGGGAGAACCCTCAGCTCTGCAGTGACTACGTTAAGGATATCTATCAGTATCTCAGGCAGCTGGAG GTTTTGCAGTCCATAAACCCACATTTCTTAGATGGAAGAGATATAAATGGACGCATGCGTGCCATCCTAGTGGATTGGCTGGTGCAAGTCCACTCCAAGTTTAGGCTTCTGCAGGAGACTCTGTACATGTGCATTGCCATTATGGATCGATTTTTACAG GTTCAGCCAGTTTCCCGGAAGAAGCTTCAATTAGTTGGGATTACTGCTCTGCTCTTGGCTTCCAAGTATGAGGAGATGTTTTCTCCAAATATTGAAGACTTTGTTTACATCACAGACAATGCTTATACCAGTTCCCAAATCCGAGAAATGGaaactctaattttgaaagaattgaAATTTGAGTTGGGTCGACCCTTGCCACTACACTTCTTAAGGCGAGCATCAAAAGCCGGGGAG GTTGATGTTGAACAGCACACTTTAGCCAAATATTTGATGGAGCTGACTCTCATCGACTACGATATGGTGCATTATCATCCTTCTAAGGTAGCAGCAGCTGCTTCCTGCTTGTCTCAGAAGGTTCTAGGACAAGGCAAATGG AACTTAAAGCAGCAGTATTACACGGGATACACAGAGAATGAAGTATTGGAAGTCATGCAACACATGGCCAAGAATGTGGTGAAAGTAAATGAAAACTTAACTAAATTCATC GCCATCAAGAATAAGTATGCAAGCAGCAAACTCCTGAAGATCAGCATGATCCCTCAGCTGAACTCAAAAGCCGTCAAAGACCTTGCCTCCCCACTGATGGGAAGGTCCTAG